From Aliarcobacter butzleri, the proteins below share one genomic window:
- the pstB gene encoding phosphate ABC transporter ATP-binding protein PstB: MNTDNKIKIDTKNLNLFYGSNQALHDINVSLFENKITALIGPSGCGKSTFLRCINRMNDLIPIVKIDGQIIIDNKNIYDKDVDEVSVRKKIGMVFQQPNPFPKSIYDNVAYAPLKHGIVKKGKECDELVESSLIKSGLWNEVKDKLTQPGTSLSGGQQQRLCIARTIAVRPEVILMDEPTSALDPISTEKIEALMLDLKQDYTIITVTHNMQQAARVADYTAFFHLGKLIEYDITETIFVNPHNKKTEDYITGRFG; the protein is encoded by the coding sequence ATGAATACAGATAATAAAATTAAAATAGATACAAAAAACTTAAATCTATTTTATGGCTCAAATCAAGCTTTACATGATATCAATGTTAGTTTATTTGAAAATAAAATCACAGCATTAATTGGACCATCAGGTTGTGGGAAATCAACATTTTTAAGATGTATAAATAGAATGAATGATTTAATTCCAATAGTTAAAATAGATGGTCAAATAATAATAGATAATAAAAATATTTATGACAAAGATGTTGATGAGGTGAGTGTTAGAAAAAAAATAGGAATGGTTTTTCAACAACCAAATCCTTTTCCAAAATCAATTTATGACAATGTAGCTTATGCTCCACTAAAACATGGAATTGTAAAAAAAGGTAAAGAGTGCGATGAGTTAGTTGAAAGTTCACTTATTAAATCTGGACTTTGGAATGAAGTAAAAGATAAATTAACACAACCAGGAACTTCACTTTCAGGAGGTCAACAACAAAGACTTTGTATTGCTAGAACAATTGCTGTTCGTCCAGAAGTTATATTAATGGATGAACCAACATCTGCACTTGACCCAATAAGTACTGAGAAAATAGAAGCACTTATGCTTGATTTAAAACAAGATTATACGATTATTACTGTAACTCACAATATGCAACAAGCAGCACGGGTTGCAGACTATACAGCATTTTTCCATTTAGGAAAACTAATAGAGTATGATATAACAGAAACTATTTTTGTTAATCCACACAATAAAAAAACAGAAGATTACATCACAGGGAGATTTGGATAA
- a CDS encoding DUF1653 domain-containing protein: protein MIELNTTYIHYKNKKTYISLDFCKIQENDVWVKAVIYKPQDNEELFVRTYQEFQEKFIKQTN from the coding sequence ATGATAGAACTAAATACAACTTATATTCACTACAAAAATAAAAAAACTTATATCTCTTTAGATTTCTGCAAAATACAAGAAAATGATGTTTGGGTAAAAGCAGTTATTTATAAACCCCAAGATAACGAAGAACTTTTCGTAAGAACTTATCAAGAATTTCAAGAAAAATTTATTAAACAAACAAATTAA
- the prfA gene encoding peptide chain release factor 1 — protein sequence MLKDKLQPFINRFEEINQLLMSSEITSDIKRMTDLSKEQSSIQPIVSKAKEYIKVLEDIEENKLMLDDPELGDLAKEELKELETRKPELEEEIKVLMIPKDPNDDRNIYLELRAGTGGDEAAIFVGDLFRAYLRYAENNGWKVEIMSSSDSESGGYKEIVILVKGDHVYSKLKFEGGTHRVQRVPATESQGRVHTSAITVAVMPEVDDVEIEINENDLKIDVMRASGNGGQSVNTTDSAVRITHIPSGIVVTNQDQKSQHKNKDRALKVLKAKLYEIEMEKKMEAEGATRKEQVGTGDRSGRIRTYNYPQNRISDHRINLTLYRLDYIMNDGLFGEVIDPLIADHQSKLIEANGL from the coding sequence ATGTTAAAAGACAAACTTCAACCATTTATCAATAGATTCGAAGAAATCAATCAATTATTGATGTCTTCTGAAATAACTAGTGATATAAAAAGAATGACTGATTTATCAAAAGAACAATCAAGCATTCAACCTATTGTTTCTAAAGCAAAAGAGTATATAAAAGTACTTGAAGATATCGAAGAAAATAAGCTTATGTTAGATGATCCTGAACTTGGTGATTTAGCAAAAGAAGAATTAAAAGAGTTAGAAACAAGAAAACCAGAATTAGAAGAAGAGATAAAAGTTCTAATGATTCCAAAAGATCCAAATGATGATAGAAATATCTATTTGGAATTAAGAGCTGGAACTGGTGGTGATGAAGCTGCTATATTTGTGGGTGATTTATTTAGAGCTTATTTAAGATATGCAGAAAACAATGGTTGGAAAGTTGAAATAATGAGTTCAAGCGATAGCGAATCTGGTGGTTATAAGGAAATAGTTATTCTTGTAAAAGGTGACCATGTATATTCAAAATTAAAATTTGAAGGTGGTACACACAGAGTTCAAAGGGTTCCTGCTACTGAATCTCAAGGAAGAGTTCACACTTCAGCAATTACTGTTGCAGTTATGCCAGAAGTTGATGATGTTGAAATCGAAATAAATGAGAATGATTTAAAAATTGATGTTATGAGAGCCAGTGGAAATGGTGGACAATCTGTAAATACTACAGACTCGGCTGTTAGAATCACTCATATTCCATCTGGTATTGTAGTTACTAACCAAGACCAAAAATCTCAACATAAAAATAAAGATAGAGCTTTAAAAGTTTTAAAAGCAAAACTTTATGAAATTGAGATGGAAAAGAAAATGGAAGCAGAAGGGGCTACAAGAAAAGAACAAGTAGGTACTGGTGATAGAAGTGGAAGAATTAGAACATATAATTATCCACAAAATAGAATTAGTGACCATAGAATAAACTTGACTTTATATAGACTTGATTACATCATGAATGATGGTTTATTTGGTGAAGTAATTGATCCTCTTATTGCTGATCATCAATCTAAACTTATCGAAGCTAATGGATTATAA
- the rpsT gene encoding 30S ribosomal protein S20 has protein sequence MANHKSCEKRARQTVVKTERNRFYKTRIKNVTKSVLSAVELADKEKAVEAMKAANQYFHHCVSKGILKKGTASRKVSRLQLKVNAI, from the coding sequence ATGGCAAATCATAAATCTTGCGAAAAAAGAGCTAGACAAACGGTTGTTAAGACTGAAAGAAATAGATTCTACAAAACAAGAATCAAAAATGTTACAAAAAGTGTATTATCTGCAGTAGAACTTGCTGATAAAGAAAAAGCTGTTGAAGCTATGAAAGCTGCAAATCAATATTTCCACCACTGCGTTTCAAAAGGTATTTTGAAAAAAGGTACTGCTTCTAGAAAAGTAAGTAGATTACAATTAAAAGTAAACGCTATATAA
- the leuC gene encoding 3-isopropylmalate dehydratase large subunit: MGQTITEKIFSEHAGKKVYAGEIVRSPIDMVIGNDITTPISIRAFEEGGFEKLANPDGFAIVLDHFIPAKDIASANQAKISRDFALKHNLKNFFDEKDMGIEHALLPEKGLVIPGDVIIGADSHTCTHGALGAFSTGMGSTDISFGMITGGNWFKVPESIKVIFKGKPAPFVTGKDLILEIIRILGVDGALYKALEFTGDTIQYLSMDDRFSLCNMAIEAGAKNGIVAYDEITKEFLDKVGEANGGLRAEPKIHYSDEDANYCQVIEIDVAKLEPVIAYPYLPSNGHSVSQAVSDNIKVDQVFIGSCTNGRLSDFKIAAEILAGQKVARHVRLILTPGTQKILREATKLGYIDTLVDAGAVVSNPTCGACLGGYMGILGDNEVCISTTNRNFVGRMGSRSSKIYLANSAVAAASAISGYITDPRSL, translated from the coding sequence ATGGGTCAAACAATAACGGAAAAAATTTTTAGTGAACATGCAGGGAAAAAAGTTTATGCGGGAGAAATCGTAAGAAGTCCAATCGATATGGTAATTGGAAATGATATTACAACTCCAATTTCAATTAGAGCATTTGAAGAGGGTGGTTTTGAAAAACTAGCAAATCCAGATGGTTTTGCAATAGTTTTAGATCACTTTATCCCAGCAAAAGATATAGCTAGTGCAAATCAAGCAAAAATTTCTAGAGATTTTGCTTTAAAACATAATTTAAAAAACTTTTTTGATGAAAAAGATATGGGAATTGAACACGCACTTTTACCTGAAAAAGGTTTAGTAATTCCTGGTGATGTAATTATTGGTGCAGATTCTCACACATGTACACATGGTGCTTTAGGAGCATTTAGTACAGGTATGGGTTCAACAGATATTTCATTTGGAATGATTACTGGTGGTAACTGGTTTAAAGTTCCAGAATCAATCAAAGTTATATTCAAAGGTAAACCAGCACCATTTGTAACTGGAAAAGATTTAATCTTAGAAATTATTAGAATTTTAGGTGTTGATGGAGCTTTATATAAAGCTTTAGAATTTACAGGTGATACAATCCAATATTTATCAATGGATGATAGATTCTCTTTATGTAATATGGCTATTGAAGCAGGTGCAAAAAATGGTATCGTTGCTTACGATGAAATTACAAAAGAGTTTTTAGATAAAGTAGGTGAGGCAAATGGTGGATTAAGAGCTGAACCAAAAATTCATTATTCTGATGAAGATGCAAATTATTGTCAAGTAATTGAAATAGATGTTGCTAAATTAGAACCAGTTATTGCATATCCATATTTACCATCAAATGGTCACTCAGTTTCTCAAGCAGTTTCTGATAATATTAAAGTTGACCAAGTATTTATAGGTTCATGTACAAATGGAAGATTAAGTGATTTTAAAATTGCTGCTGAAATTTTGGCAGGACAAAAAGTTGCTCGTCATGTAAGACTTATCTTAACGCCAGGAACTCAAAAAATATTAAGAGAAGCAACAAAACTAGGTTATATTGATACTTTAGTTGATGCAGGTGCAGTTGTTTCAAATCCTACATGTGGAGCATGTTTAGGTGGATATATGGGAATTTTAGGAGATAACGAAGTATGTATCTCTACAACAAATAGAAACTTTGTTGGAAGAATGGGAAGCAGAAGTTCAAAAATCTATTTAGCAAATAGTGCTGTTGCTGCAGCATCTGCAATTTCTGGATATATTACAGACCCAAGAAGCTTATAA
- the lspA gene encoding signal peptidase II, translating into MRRELKLATTIFVVVFIIDQIVKFGFANLAWDVDGPYMSLKLAYNYGVAFSMFSFLDQNLKYIQLVIVILATLYLLKNRDVFKEYYLPIALLYAGGLSNILDRFTYGAVVDYFYWHYGFEFAIFNFADVIIDLAVVIIIYKQLRQSKKDKEIKS; encoded by the coding sequence ATGAGAAGAGAGCTAAAACTAGCAACAACAATCTTTGTTGTTGTTTTTATAATAGACCAAATCGTTAAGTTTGGATTTGCAAATTTAGCTTGGGATGTTGATGGACCATATATGTCTTTAAAACTTGCATATAACTATGGTGTAGCTTTCTCTATGTTTTCATTTTTAGATCAAAATCTAAAATATATCCAATTAGTTATCGTGATACTAGCAACTTTATATTTACTGAAAAACAGAGATGTCTTCAAAGAATATTACCTTCCAATTGCACTTTTATATGCAGGTGGTTTATCAAATATTTTAGATAGATTTACTTATGGTGCAGTTGTTGATTACTTCTATTGGCACTATGGTTTTGAATTTGCAATTTTTAATTTTGCAGATGTAATAATAGATTTAGCAGTAGTGATAATCATCTATAAACAGCTAAGACAATCAAAAAAAGATAAAGAGATAAAATCTTAG
- the pstA gene encoding phosphate ABC transporter permease PstA, translated as MMKKKKNKQNNPFYDPTLKSRHTSAARFKKFTLTSLIFSIAFLAFFLFDMITKGVPAFNVAYVKIDVTFSEKSLEDTRFAVDKKYKDIVSRAWLRDIPTLLKQNPDYMNTTQNLWVLADDQVDQYIKNHNNNLKEKEILIVDELYSQGLIEKKFNAIFFKNGDSKIPEYAGIFSAVIGSILTLIITMLVAFPIGVMTAIYLEEFAGDNKFTRFIEININNLAAIPSILFGLLGLAIFINLFGMPRSSPLVGGLTLALMTLPIIIVSSRAALRAVPDSIRQAGYGLGLNKIQVTRDHVLPLAFPGILTGSIIGLAQAMGETAPLIIIGMIAFIPDAPTMVTQAATVMPAQLFTWAGMPEGMYIEKTAAGILVLLTILISLNAIAIYLRKKLEVKW; from the coding sequence ATGATGAAAAAGAAAAAAAACAAACAAAATAATCCATTTTATGACCCAACATTAAAAAGTAGACATACAAGCGCAGCTAGATTTAAGAAATTTACACTTACTTCTTTAATATTTTCAATTGCATTTTTGGCTTTTTTCCTTTTTGATATGATTACTAAAGGAGTACCAGCTTTTAATGTTGCATATGTAAAAATAGATGTAACATTTAGTGAAAAATCTTTAGAAGATACAAGATTTGCTGTTGATAAAAAATATAAAGATATTGTATCAAGAGCTTGGCTTAGAGATATTCCAACTTTATTAAAACAAAATCCAGATTATATGAATACAACACAAAACCTTTGGGTTTTAGCTGATGATCAAGTTGACCAATATATAAAAAATCACAATAACAATCTAAAAGAAAAAGAGATTCTTATAGTAGATGAACTATATTCTCAAGGATTAATTGAAAAAAAATTTAATGCAATATTTTTCAAAAATGGTGATTCAAAAATACCTGAATATGCAGGAATCTTTTCAGCAGTTATTGGTTCGATTTTAACTTTGATTATAACAATGCTTGTAGCATTTCCAATTGGAGTTATGACAGCTATTTATCTTGAAGAGTTTGCAGGTGATAATAAATTTACAAGATTTATAGAAATAAATATTAATAATCTTGCAGCTATTCCATCTATTTTATTTGGACTTTTAGGGCTTGCAATATTTATAAACCTTTTTGGAATGCCAAGAAGTTCACCTTTAGTTGGAGGATTAACTCTAGCACTTATGACTTTACCAATTATAATAGTTAGTTCAAGAGCAGCACTTAGAGCAGTTCCTGATAGTATAAGACAAGCAGGATATGGTTTGGGATTAAATAAAATCCAAGTTACGCGAGATCACGTTTTACCTTTAGCATTTCCTGGGATTTTAACAGGTTCAATTATTGGTTTAGCCCAAGCAATGGGAGAAACAGCTCCTTTAATTATTATTGGAATGATTGCCTTTATTCCTGATGCTCCAACGATGGTTACTCAAGCTGCAACAGTTATGCCAGCACAACTATTTACTTGGGCAGGAATGCCAGAAGGTATGTATATAGAAAAAACAGCAGCAGGAATTTTGGTTTTATTAACAATCTTAATTTCATTAAATGCAATAGCAATTTATCTTAGAAAAAAATTAGAAGTAAAATGGTAA
- a CDS encoding substrate-binding domain-containing protein — MTFKKTSMALIASALLTTTLSARDQIKIVGSSTVYPFSSSVAEEFGATTKFPTPVVESTGTGGGMKLFCAGVDLNTPDIANASRKMKDKEFETCKENGVTDITEALIGFDGIAIAQSTKVKSFNVTKEQLALAVAEEVPSKDGKTLIKNPYKKWSDIDASLPNREIIVYGPPKSSGTRDSFEELVLQHVFEKMAVYTDLFKKDENANKKYKAYSVIRTDGVYVESGENDNLIVQKLTKNEAAIGIFGYSFLAENKDKVLGITVDNISPTVETIASGKYPVARSMYFYIKNQHSKDVPALKEYTNLFMSEKMIGDDGILSELGLIPLTSDVRSKARNKVLNSEKLTIEELKH; from the coding sequence ATGACTTTCAAAAAAACATCTATGGCTTTAATAGCAAGTGCATTATTAACAACTACATTAAGTGCAAGAGATCAAATTAAAATAGTTGGTTCATCAACTGTTTATCCTTTCTCATCTTCAGTGGCTGAAGAATTTGGTGCAACAACAAAATTTCCAACTCCTGTTGTAGAATCAACTGGAACTGGTGGTGGAATGAAACTATTTTGTGCAGGAGTTGATTTAAATACTCCAGATATTGCAAATGCTTCGAGAAAAATGAAAGATAAAGAGTTTGAAACTTGTAAAGAAAATGGTGTTACAGATATAACTGAAGCATTAATTGGATTTGATGGTATTGCTATTGCACAATCAACAAAAGTAAAAAGTTTTAATGTAACAAAAGAGCAATTAGCTTTAGCAGTTGCTGAAGAAGTTCCATCAAAAGATGGTAAAACATTAATTAAAAATCCATATAAAAAATGGTCAGATATTGATGCATCTTTACCTAATAGAGAAATTATTGTTTATGGACCACCAAAATCATCTGGTACAAGAGATTCTTTTGAAGAGTTAGTATTACAACACGTATTTGAAAAAATGGCAGTATATACTGATTTATTTAAAAAAGATGAAAATGCTAACAAAAAATATAAAGCATATTCAGTTATAAGAACTGATGGAGTTTATGTAGAATCTGGTGAAAATGATAATTTAATCGTGCAAAAACTTACAAAAAATGAAGCTGCAATTGGTATTTTTGGATATTCATTCTTAGCAGAAAATAAAGATAAAGTTTTAGGAATTACAGTTGATAATATTTCACCAACAGTTGAAACTATTGCAAGTGGAAAATATCCAGTTGCTAGATCTATGTATTTTTATATCAAAAATCAACACTCTAAAGATGTTCCAGCTTTAAAAGAGTATACAAATCTTTTTATGTCTGAAAAAATGATAGGTGATGATGGAATTTTAAGTGAACTTGGACTTATTCCTTTAACAAGTGATGTAAGAAGTAAAGCAAGAAATAAAGTTCTAAATAGTGAAAAATTAACAATAGAAGAATTAAAACACTAA
- a CDS encoding GGDEF domain-containing protein, which yields MPNWTEIIEKLDYAFQPIIYSHSGKIYAVEALLRNVNEIPGLMSIDDLFDLAFNDDYLYELDLQLREKAISKFGKIKQSNLKLFYNLDNRIIYNKNYSQGNTAKILKKYNLNKDSICFELSEKGTAIEQNALSTMLQRYKESGYKIAIDDFGIGVSGLKLLYFSEAHIIKLDRFFITNIDQDSKKKLFCSSIIEMAHIMGMQVIAEGIETAKEFYTCKDIGADFIQGYLVQKPTTNIDKIEKIYKNIYSLISEDKRASQKNFIDEKFIENILPLNVNTSLYDLFLHFKENTKSHFVPITDEFGNFLGIIYESDIKKISYSQYGLSLAQNRTFSSTLLKYIKPALSVEISWGIDKILEIYNLNSNNSLGIFITSSDKYIGFINLNSLLTLSYKRNIEIATNQNPLTKLPGNNQIEKFIDKSFKKNQKDITHIIYFDFNDFKPFNDIYGFRQGDRAILIFSELLQKRYSKDSFIAHIGGDDFFVGLKNKDKEDVFELTSNVQDEFRNSAKNIYSKEDKKNGFIISKDRFNEKRRFELLSVSAAIIEINSKSDISNFDNTLNIVKKASKNSKKPIYSIL from the coding sequence ATGCCAAATTGGACTGAAATAATAGAAAAATTAGATTATGCTTTTCAGCCTATAATTTACTCTCACAGTGGCAAAATTTATGCTGTAGAAGCACTACTTAGAAATGTTAATGAAATACCAGGATTGATGAGTATTGATGACTTATTTGATTTAGCATTTAATGATGATTATTTATATGAATTGGATTTACAGTTAAGAGAAAAAGCAATAAGCAAATTTGGAAAAATAAAACAAAGCAATTTGAAACTTTTTTATAATTTAGACAATAGAATAATTTATAACAAAAACTATTCTCAAGGAAATACTGCAAAAATACTAAAAAAGTATAACTTGAACAAAGATAGTATTTGTTTTGAATTAAGTGAAAAAGGTACAGCAATAGAGCAAAATGCTTTATCAACAATGTTACAAAGATACAAAGAAAGTGGTTACAAAATAGCTATTGATGATTTTGGAATAGGTGTTTCAGGACTTAAACTTTTGTATTTTAGTGAAGCACATATTATAAAACTTGATAGATTTTTTATTACAAATATTGACCAAGATTCTAAGAAAAAACTTTTTTGTTCTTCGATAATTGAAATGGCTCATATTATGGGAATGCAAGTAATTGCTGAAGGTATAGAAACAGCAAAAGAGTTTTATACTTGTAAGGATATTGGAGCAGATTTTATACAAGGATATTTAGTTCAAAAACCAACAACAAATATTGATAAAATAGAAAAAATTTATAAAAATATCTACTCTTTGATATCTGAAGATAAAAGAGCAAGTCAGAAAAATTTTATTGATGAAAAATTTATAGAAAATATTTTACCTTTAAATGTAAATACCTCTTTATATGATTTATTTTTACATTTTAAAGAAAATACTAAAAGTCATTTTGTTCCTATAACTGATGAATTTGGAAATTTTTTAGGAATAATTTATGAAAGTGATATAAAAAAAATATCTTACTCTCAATATGGTTTATCTTTAGCTCAAAATAGAACATTTTCCTCAACATTATTAAAGTATATAAAACCAGCTTTAAGTGTTGAAATCTCTTGGGGAATTGATAAAATACTAGAAATTTATAATCTAAATTCAAATAATTCTTTGGGAATATTTATAACATCTTCAGATAAATATATAGGATTTATAAATCTAAACTCTTTATTAACACTTTCTTATAAAAGAAATATTGAAATTGCTACAAATCAAAATCCTCTTACAAAACTTCCTGGGAATAATCAAATAGAAAAATTTATAGATAAAAGTTTTAAGAAAAATCAAAAAGATATAACACACATAATTTATTTTGATTTTAATGATTTTAAACCTTTCAATGATATTTATGGATTTAGACAAGGAGATAGAGCTATTTTAATATTCTCAGAACTTTTGCAAAAAAGATATTCAAAAGACTCTTTTATCGCACATATTGGTGGAGATGATTTTTTTGTTGGACTAAAAAATAAAGACAAAGAAGATGTATTTGAATTGACATCAAATGTACAAGATGAATTTAGAAATAGTGCAAAAAATATATATTCAAAAGAAGATAAAAAAAATGGTTTTATTATCTCAAAAGATAGATTCAATGAAAAAAGAAGATTTGAATTATTATCTGTTTCAGCTGCGATTATAGAGATAAATTCAAAATCTGATATTTCAAATTTTGATAACACTTTAAATATAGTAAAAAAAGCTTCAAAAAATTCAAAAAAACCAATCTATAGTATTTTGTAA
- the pstC gene encoding phosphate ABC transporter permease subunit PstC → MKISIKAKGLNSFESRKKQRELNEKLIKIALIFAAAISILTTFGILFSILFEAIEFFKLRSFWYFLTGTVWSPGVVGSQFGALPIFAGTFVITIIALLVAIPIGLGSAIYMSEYASPKLRDYLKPLLEVLAGIPTVVYGFFAAVTVAPFVVKVAAIFGLEATFNSALASGIVMGIMIIPLVSSLSDDVIKAVPDSQRKAAFGLGMTHGETIKNIVLPSAMPGIISASLLALSRALGETMIVVMAAGLRPNLSWNPLEDMTTVTVTIVNSLVGDFEFNSPETLSAFALGLMLFIVTLILNMISLSMIRKFKEKYKVNTL, encoded by the coding sequence ATGAAAATTAGCATAAAGGCAAAAGGGTTGAATAGTTTTGAATCACGAAAAAAACAAAGAGAACTCAACGAAAAATTAATAAAAATTGCACTTATATTCGCAGCTGCAATCTCAATATTAACTACTTTTGGAATTTTGTTTTCAATTTTATTTGAAGCAATAGAGTTTTTTAAATTAAGAAGTTTCTGGTACTTTTTAACTGGAACAGTTTGGAGTCCAGGAGTTGTAGGAAGTCAATTTGGTGCATTACCGATTTTTGCAGGTACATTTGTAATAACAATTATAGCTTTACTTGTGGCAATTCCTATTGGTCTTGGAAGTGCAATTTATATGAGTGAATATGCAAGTCCAAAATTAAGAGATTATCTAAAACCTCTTTTAGAAGTTCTTGCAGGTATTCCAACTGTCGTTTATGGATTTTTTGCTGCTGTTACAGTTGCACCATTTGTTGTAAAAGTTGCAGCAATTTTTGGTTTGGAAGCTACATTTAACAGTGCATTAGCTTCAGGAATTGTTATGGGAATTATGATTATTCCTTTAGTTTCTTCACTTTCTGATGATGTTATAAAAGCAGTTCCAGATTCTCAAAGAAAAGCAGCTTTTGGACTTGGTATGACACATGGTGAAACTATTAAAAATATTGTTTTACCTTCAGCAATGCCAGGAATTATTTCAGCTTCACTTTTAGCTCTTTCACGTGCTCTTGGTGAAACGATGATTGTTGTTATGGCAGCAGGTTTAAGACCAAATCTTTCTTGGAATCCACTTGAAGATATGACAACAGTTACAGTTACAATAGTAAATTCTTTGGTTGGAGATTTTGAATTTAATTCTCCTGAAACTCTTTCTGCTTTTGCTTTAGGATTGATGTTGTTTATTGTAACTTTGATTTTAAATATGATTTCATTGTCAATGATAAGAAAATTTAAAGAAAAATATAAAGTGAATACATTATGA
- the glmM gene encoding phosphoglucosamine mutase — MKLFGTDGVRGKAGDFLDAITVLKLAKAAGIYFRKHSTTNKILVGKDTRRSGYMIENALVSGLTAVGYDVIQIGPMPTPAIAYLTESMRCDAGIMISASHNPFEDNGIKFFDNHGNKLNTTCEEEIENIFNDMDLMQSEQVTGRDIGSSKRIDDVIGRYIVAIKSSFPKNLTLKGLRIILDCANGAAYKVGPTILEELGADVITINNKPNGFNINENCGAMHPETVSNLVKEYRADIGLALDGDADRLVVIDEKGEIVDGDNLLGALSVYLKNENLLKGDACVATVMSNKALEDYLQKNKISLFRSNVGDKYVLEVMKEKGINFGGEQSGHIIFSDIAKTGDGLASALQVLALIIKSGKKASEILNPFSLYPQILHNMKVTEKIPLEQITGLEEVLKPIRQKGLRDLIRYSGTENKIRLLLEGKNKKDVEDAMQTLIAFFKKAL, encoded by the coding sequence ATGAAACTATTCGGAACTGATGGTGTTAGAGGAAAAGCAGGTGATTTTTTAGATGCTATTACTGTTTTAAAATTAGCAAAAGCTGCAGGTATTTATTTTAGAAAGCATTCTACAACAAATAAAATACTTGTAGGAAAAGATACTAGAAGAAGTGGCTATATGATTGAAAATGCCCTTGTTAGCGGATTAACTGCTGTTGGATATGATGTTATACAAATAGGACCAATGCCCACTCCAGCAATTGCATATTTGACTGAAAGTATGAGATGTGATGCTGGAATTATGATAAGTGCTTCACACAATCCTTTTGAAGACAATGGTATAAAATTTTTCGATAATCATGGAAATAAATTAAATACAACTTGTGAAGAAGAAATCGAAAACATATTTAATGATATGGATTTAATGCAAAGCGAACAAGTTACTGGTAGAGATATTGGTTCTTCAAAAAGAATAGATGATGTTATTGGAAGATACATAGTTGCAATAAAGAGCTCTTTTCCGAAAAATCTAACATTAAAAGGTTTAAGAATAATTCTTGATTGTGCAAATGGTGCTGCTTACAAAGTAGGTCCAACAATTTTAGAAGAACTTGGCGCAGATGTTATAACAATCAACAATAAACCAAATGGTTTCAATATAAATGAAAATTGTGGAGCAATGCATCCTGAAACTGTTTCTAATTTAGTAAAAGAGTATCGAGCTGATATTGGACTTGCACTTGATGGTGATGCTGATAGATTGGTTGTGATTGATGAAAAAGGTGAAATTGTCGATGGAGATAACCTTCTTGGAGCGCTGAGTGTTTATTTAAAAAATGAAAATCTTTTAAAAGGTGATGCTTGTGTAGCGACAGTTATGTCAAATAAAGCATTAGAAGATTATTTACAAAAAAATAAAATTTCTTTATTTAGATCAAATGTTGGTGATAAATACGTTTTAGAAGTTATGAAAGAAAAAGGTATAAATTTTGGAGGAGAACAAAGTGGACATATAATCTTCTCTGATATTGCAAAAACTGGAGATGGATTGGCTTCTGCTTTACAAGTTTTAGCACTAATTATAAAATCAGGTAAAAAAGCAAGTGAGATTTTAAATCCATTTAGTTTATATCCTCAAATTTTACATAATATGAAAGTTACGGAAAAAATTCCTTTAGAACAAATCACTGGACTAGAAGAAGTTTTAAAACCAATTAGACAAAAAGGTTTAAGAGATTTGATCAGATACTCTGGAACAGAGAATAAAATCAGACTTTTACTTGAAGGTAAAAATAAAAAAGATGTAGAAGATGCAATGCAAACACTAATTGCATTTTTCAAAAAAGCCCTATGA